A genomic segment from Corylus avellana chromosome ca5, CavTom2PMs-1.0 encodes:
- the LOC132181164 gene encoding uncharacterized protein LOC132181164, translating into MAGLVYEIFASSALVSLGFYHLISTTRNYLKSPQSYSAKPYHPLTLASSSHFLKHLELYLLILCLLVAFAHQLLVSFDPDPLLKGHSPVHRLTSLQSAAVLFLFLILSLSLLLSDSHSALLPLPSDLFFALASGLFFLQYSVSSSAASVQTSDLQARCDSISARVSALTALLCLLLACRPKLFVADVCLGAAMCLQGLWVLQTGLSLYVDAFIPEGCHRLLDVVSGVEGSTKCELEDSRLRAVAILDLVFLVHVMFVLLIVVVTYAAVAKALGIRRSLGSYQALPTTASLADNNNNHIQMKALTGTQA; encoded by the coding sequence ATGGCAGGCCTTGTTTACGAGATATTCGCGTCGTCGGCGTTGGTGTCGCTGGGGTTCTACCACCTCATCAGCACCACCCGCAACTACCTGAAATCCCCACAGTCCTACTCCGCAAAACCCTACCATCCCTTGACGCTTGCGTCGTCCTCGCATTTCCTCAAGCACCTTGAGCTCTACCTGCTCATCCTTTGCCTCCTCGTCGCCTTCGCCCACCAACTCCTCGTGTCCTTCGACCCCGATCCTCTCCTCAAGGGCCATTCCCCCGTCCACCGCCTCACCTCTCTTCAGTCCGCCGCcgtcctcttcctcttcctcatcctttccctctccctcctcctctccgACTCCCACTCCGCTCTCCTCCCCCTCCCCTCCGATCTCTTCTTCGCCCTCGCCTCTGGCCTCTTCTTCCTCCAGTACTCCGTCTCCTCCTCTGCCGCCTCCGTCCAGACCTCCGATCTCCAGGCCAGGTGCGACTCCATATCCGCCCGCGTCTCCGCCCTAACCGCCCTCCTCTGCCTCCTCCTCGCTTGCCGCCCCAAACTCTTCGTCGCCGATGTCTGCCTCGGCGCCGCCATGTGCTTGCAGGGTCTCTGGGTGCTACAGACCGGCCTCTCCCTCTACGTAGACGCCTTCATTCCCGAGGGCTGTCACCGGCTGCTCGACGTGGTAAGCGGCGTGGAGGGCTCCACCAAGTGCGAGCTCGAGGATTCCAGGTTGAGGGCCGTGGCCATTTTGGATCTGGTCTTCCTTGTTCACGTCATGTTCGTGCTGCTCATCGTCGTGGTCACCTACGCTGCTGTGGCCAAGGCCCTTGGCATCCGGAGATCGCTTGGGTCGTACCAGGCCTTGCCCACCACTGCCTCTCTGGCGGATAACAACAACAATCATATTCAGATGAAAGCTTTGACCGGCACCCAGGCTTGA